A genomic region of Leptolyngbya sp. NIES-2104 contains the following coding sequences:
- a CDS encoding DUF1643 domain-containing protein, giving the protein MPSDPDKYRSGNGAIFDGDYRYALWRTWESSARVGFVMLNPNQADAELNDPTIRRCIGFAKRWGFGGLEVVNLFAYRAKTPQLLKQAAEPIGKDNDRYLFTLSERVDLIILAWGNWGEFGERHHQVLPFFQTENVYTLGVTKLGHPKHPLYLRQDSDRIPWIEQSSIKTIINVT; this is encoded by the coding sequence ATGCCGTCCGACCCGGACAAATACCGATCGGGTAATGGGGCAATTTTTGATGGCGACTATCGATATGCGCTCTGGCGGACTTGGGAGTCCTCAGCGCGGGTCGGATTTGTCATGCTCAATCCCAATCAAGCCGATGCCGAATTGAATGATCCAACGATTCGACGCTGTATCGGGTTTGCGAAACGTTGGGGATTTGGCGGGCTGGAAGTCGTAAATTTATTCGCGTACCGGGCGAAAACGCCACAGTTGTTAAAACAGGCAGCGGAGCCGATCGGGAAAGACAACGATCGCTATTTATTCACGCTATCCGAACGAGTCGATCTGATTATTTTAGCTTGGGGCAATTGGGGCGAATTTGGAGAGCGTCATCACCAAGTATTGCCGTTTTTCCAAACAGAAAATGTCTATACATTAGGTGTTACGAAATTAGGACATCCGAAACATCCGCTGTATTTGCGGCAAGATAGCGATCGCATTCCGTGGATCGAACAATCTTCAATTAAGACAATAATAAATGTTACTTAA
- the ftsH2 gene encoding ATP-dependent zinc metalloprotease FtsH2 yields the protein MKSSWRTILLWALPALVVGFFLWQGSIAPTAPSTSRNTASTRMTYGRFLEYLDANRITSVDLYDGGRTAIVEAVDPDLDNRLQRLRVDLPGNTPELVTRLRTAGVNLDSHPIRNDGAVWNLLGNLIFPILLLGGLFFLFRRSGNVPGGPGQAMSFGKSRARFQMEAKTGVLFDDVAGIEEAKEELQEVVTFLKKPERFTAVGAKIPKGVLLVGPPGTGKTLLAKAIAGEAGVPFFSISGSEFVEMFVGVGASRVRDLFKKAKENAPCIIFIDEIDAVGRQRGAGIGGGNDEREQTLNQLLTEMDGFEGNTGIIIIAATNRPDVLDSALLRPGRFDRQVTVDVPDIKGRLEVLNVHARNKKIAPEVSLEAIARRTPGFSGADLANLLNEAAILTARRRKDAITMLEIDDAVDRVVAGMEGTPLTDSKSKRLIAYHEIGHAIVGTLVKEHDPVQKVTLVPRGQARGLTWFMPSEDQGLISRSQILARIKGALGGRAAEEVIFGDAEVTTGAGGDIQQVTGMARQMVTRYGMSDLGPLSLESQQGEVFLGAGWTTRSEYSEEIAARIDAQVRSIVEHCLEDTRRIVRENREVIDRLVDLLVEKETIDGDEFRQIVAEYTAVPEKDRYVPQL from the coding sequence ATGAAATCTTCTTGGAGAACCATCCTGCTCTGGGCATTACCCGCGCTCGTCGTTGGGTTTTTCCTATGGCAAGGATCAATCGCTCCAACCGCACCCAGTACAAGTCGAAACACCGCCAGCACCCGGATGACTTATGGACGGTTCCTGGAGTATTTAGATGCCAATCGAATTACTAGTGTTGATTTATATGATGGCGGTCGGACTGCGATCGTAGAAGCAGTTGATCCAGATTTGGATAATCGGCTACAACGCTTACGAGTCGATCTCCCCGGCAATACTCCCGAACTCGTGACCCGTCTTCGCACCGCTGGTGTAAACCTCGATTCTCATCCCATCCGCAACGATGGCGCAGTCTGGAACCTGCTCGGAAACCTGATTTTCCCGATTCTGCTCTTGGGTGGATTGTTCTTCTTGTTCCGTCGATCGGGGAATGTTCCCGGTGGTCCTGGACAAGCGATGAGCTTCGGTAAGTCTCGCGCTCGTTTCCAAATGGAAGCGAAAACGGGTGTCTTATTTGATGATGTCGCAGGCATCGAAGAAGCAAAGGAAGAACTTCAAGAAGTTGTTACTTTCTTGAAAAAGCCCGAACGCTTTACCGCAGTCGGCGCAAAAATTCCCAAGGGCGTTCTGCTCGTTGGACCTCCTGGAACAGGTAAGACACTGTTAGCAAAAGCGATCGCAGGTGAAGCGGGTGTTCCCTTCTTCTCGATCTCTGGTTCCGAATTCGTCGAAATGTTCGTCGGTGTGGGTGCGTCCCGCGTCCGCGACTTGTTCAAAAAAGCGAAAGAAAACGCACCTTGTATCATCTTTATCGATGAAATTGATGCGGTCGGTCGTCAGCGTGGAGCGGGCATCGGTGGCGGTAACGATGAACGGGAACAAACCCTGAACCAACTCCTAACCGAGATGGATGGCTTTGAAGGCAATACCGGCATCATCATCATCGCAGCAACGAACCGCCCTGATGTACTTGACTCTGCTTTATTGCGTCCGGGTCGTTTCGATCGCCAAGTTACCGTCGATGTCCCCGATATCAAAGGTCGTCTTGAAGTTCTGAACGTTCACGCTCGCAACAAAAAGATTGCACCTGAAGTTTCACTCGAAGCGATCGCACGTCGGACTCCAGGTTTCTCTGGAGCAGACTTAGCGAACTTGCTGAACGAAGCCGCAATTCTCACCGCTCGTCGCCGTAAAGATGCCATCACGATGCTCGAAATCGATGATGCTGTCGATCGCGTCGTGGCGGGAATGGAAGGCACACCGCTGACCGATAGTAAGAGCAAGCGATTGATCGCTTATCACGAAATCGGACACGCGATCGTAGGTACTTTAGTAAAAGAGCACGATCCCGTACAGAAGGTGACTCTGGTTCCTCGTGGTCAGGCTCGTGGTTTGACTTGGTTTATGCCGAGTGAAGATCAAGGACTGATTTCGCGATCGCAAATCCTAGCGCGAATCAAAGGTGCTTTAGGTGGACGCGCTGCGGAAGAAGTGATTTTCGGAGATGCGGAAGTCACGACGGGCGCAGGTGGCGACATTCAGCAAGTTACTGGAATGGCTCGTCAGATGGTGACTCGTTACGGAATGTCGGATCTCGGTCCGTTGTCGCTCGAAAGTCAGCAAGGCGAAGTCTTCTTAGGTGCAGGTTGGACGACGCGATCGGAATATTCCGAAGAAATCGCGGCTCGAATCGATGCTCAAGTGCGATCGATTGTCGAACATTGCTTAGAAGATACCCGTCGGATTGTTCGCGAAAATCGGGAAGTGATCGATCGCTTAGTCGATCTGCTGGTGGAAAAAGAAACGATCGATGGCGATGAATTCCGTCAGATCGTTGCAGAATACACCGCAGTTCCTGAGAAAGATCGATATGTCCCGCAACTGTAA
- the gltX gene encoding glutamate--tRNA ligase, with product MTVRVRIAPSPTGNLHIGTARTAVFNWLFARHHGGKFILRIEDTDLERSKPEYTQNIFDGLTWLGLTWDEEPVYQTARMSLYGEKIKQLLEKGLAYRAYDTPEELDAMREAQKARNEAPRYDNRHRNLTPEQEAAYLAEGRKPVIRFKIEDDREISWTDLVRGTVTWKGRDLGGDMVIARAAEGEEIGQPLYNFVVVIDDIDMQISHVIRGEDHIGNTPKQILLYEALGATLPEFGHTPLILNQAGAKLSKRDGVTSISDFRNMGYTSDAIANYMTLLGWSPPEPMTEIFTLTEAAEKFGFDRVNKAGAKFDWDKLNWLNGQYIHAMPIPEVTDLLVPIWKSAGYVFDEKSDRAWLEQIAALVAPSLSRLNEAVEMTRYLFQSVELNEDAKAQMQQEGASTAIKAILEAMPSPLTEAATQDVIKQVVKEQNLKKGVVMKSLRASLTGALQGPDLVQSWLLLNQKGLDRERFEQALSIVA from the coding sequence ATGACAGTTCGCGTTCGCATTGCACCCAGCCCGACTGGGAATCTCCACATCGGAACGGCTAGAACTGCGGTTTTTAACTGGCTGTTTGCCCGTCATCATGGTGGAAAATTCATTCTTCGCATCGAAGACACCGATCTAGAGCGATCGAAACCCGAATACACGCAGAACATTTTCGACGGGTTGACTTGGCTCGGTTTGACGTGGGACGAAGAACCCGTCTATCAAACCGCTCGGATGAGTTTGTACGGCGAAAAGATTAAGCAACTTCTTGAAAAAGGACTTGCTTATCGCGCTTATGATACGCCTGAAGAACTGGATGCGATGCGGGAAGCACAAAAAGCCAGAAACGAAGCGCCCCGATACGACAATCGCCATCGTAATCTGACTCCCGAACAAGAAGCGGCTTACTTGGCTGAAGGTCGCAAGCCTGTGATTCGGTTCAAAATCGAGGACGATCGAGAAATTTCCTGGACGGATCTCGTTCGCGGAACGGTCACATGGAAAGGTCGCGATTTGGGCGGCGATATGGTGATTGCTCGTGCGGCAGAAGGCGAAGAAATCGGTCAACCGCTTTATAACTTTGTCGTGGTAATTGACGATATCGATATGCAAATCAGCCATGTGATCAGGGGCGAAGATCACATCGGAAATACGCCGAAGCAAATTCTACTGTATGAAGCATTAGGCGCGACGTTACCAGAATTCGGACACACTCCACTGATTTTGAATCAAGCAGGCGCGAAACTTTCCAAGCGCGATGGCGTGACTTCGATTTCTGATTTTAGAAATATGGGATACACATCGGACGCGATCGCGAATTACATGACGCTGCTCGGTTGGTCGCCTCCCGAACCGATGACCGAAATTTTCACGCTCACAGAAGCGGCTGAGAAATTCGGATTCGATCGCGTCAATAAAGCTGGAGCTAAATTCGACTGGGATAAATTGAACTGGCTGAACGGGCAGTATATTCACGCAATGCCGATTCCAGAGGTGACGGATTTATTAGTTCCGATCTGGAAATCAGCTGGGTATGTATTTGATGAAAAGAGCGATCGTGCATGGCTGGAACAAATCGCTGCCCTAGTTGCTCCGAGCCTTTCTCGCCTAAATGAAGCGGTAGAAATGACGCGCTATCTGTTCCAATCCGTGGAATTGAACGAAGATGCGAAAGCTCAAATGCAGCAAGAAGGCGCATCCACAGCGATTAAGGCAATCTTAGAGGCGATGCCTTCACCGTTAACTGAAGCTGCGACTCAAGACGTGATTAAACAAGTCGTGAAAGAGCAGAACTTGAAGAAAGGTGTCGTGATGAAATCGCTCAGAGCCTCGCTAACTGGGGCGCTTCAAGGACCTGATTTAGTCCAGTCCTGGTTGCTGTTGAATCAGAAAGGACTCGATCGAGAACGGTTTGAGCAGGCATTGTCGATCGTGGCTTAA
- a CDS encoding DUF3727 domain-containing protein, which translates to MDEDSINSMDAPTVTLTDESGLTLTCYIEHSLDVEDQEYVLLLPVDSPIEIFAWQENGDEDEAVLVEDQAVIDQVFPIAKAVLEEQNLALKQTAVVLTVEGDLPDLDDDEAWAGVESDSDDDQEELQLLASFWYEEQEYAIYTPLDPYFILARLDDDGTPHLLSQEELKKIEPMLPMIEDQLFDEMD; encoded by the coding sequence ATGGACGAAGACAGCATTAACAGCATGGATGCTCCCACCGTAACCCTCACAGATGAGTCAGGCTTGACCCTCACCTGCTACATCGAGCATTCTTTGGACGTGGAAGACCAAGAATATGTGCTGTTACTTCCCGTTGACTCGCCGATCGAGATTTTCGCTTGGCAGGAAAATGGCGACGAGGATGAAGCAGTATTAGTCGAAGATCAGGCAGTCATTGATCAGGTGTTTCCGATCGCAAAAGCGGTGCTAGAAGAGCAAAATTTGGCTCTGAAGCAAACAGCCGTTGTGCTAACCGTTGAAGGTGACTTACCCGATTTAGACGATGACGAAGCTTGGGCAGGCGTAGAATCCGACTCAGACGATGATCAGGAAGAACTACAACTGTTAGCCAGCTTTTGGTATGAGGAACAAGAATACGCAATTTATACACCGCTTGATCCTTATTTCATTTTGGCGCGACTCGATGACGATGGAACGCCACATTTGTTATCGCAAGAAGAGCTTAAGAAAATTGAGCCAATGTTACCGATGATCGAAGATCAACTCTTCGATGAAATGGATTAG
- a CDS encoding ATP-binding protein, translated as MVGEKIAIVEDEGVVALSLRSRLEAANYSVTGIADSAHSALSLVANTTPDLVLMDVGLKGEQNGIEVAHTIRDRWKIPVIFLTGYADPEIIYSAQQTDLFGYLIKPINLIELESAIQVALKKHQHQQELEQRLKHQTQELAVIHARLQHEIAARQRTESQITQAIEELHELKSRFITTASHEFRTPLSIILTSTELLERLGTDCPEDRRSRYFQKIRDAVRSMTTILTNALTLRKMGADEIAPKLDSFDLQRFCTSLVSDLQQHDRIQFRFLGNSRRVNLDPELFSLIVNHLVANALKFSKQSIDLEVRTDSQHILITVSDRGLGIPEEDLPMIFEPFHRAKNVDTIPGGGLGLSIVKQCVELQRGSISIQSELGQGTTAQVELPTKS; from the coding sequence ATGGTGGGTGAAAAGATTGCTATTGTCGAAGATGAAGGTGTGGTCGCACTGAGTTTGCGATCCCGTTTAGAAGCTGCAAATTATTCGGTGACTGGCATTGCTGATTCCGCACATTCCGCTTTATCTCTTGTTGCAAATACAACACCGGATTTAGTGTTAATGGATGTGGGATTGAAGGGCGAACAGAACGGAATTGAAGTTGCTCATACCATTCGCGATCGCTGGAAAATCCCAGTTATTTTTCTAACAGGCTATGCCGATCCAGAAATAATTTATTCGGCTCAACAAACCGATCTTTTTGGATATCTAATTAAGCCGATTAATCTGATCGAACTTGAAAGCGCGATTCAAGTTGCACTCAAGAAACATCAACATCAACAAGAATTAGAACAGCGGCTTAAGCATCAAACTCAAGAGCTTGCCGTGATTCACGCCCGTTTGCAGCACGAAATTGCAGCACGACAACGGACAGAATCCCAAATCACTCAAGCGATCGAAGAACTGCACGAACTGAAATCGCGCTTTATCACGACCGCATCCCATGAATTTAGAACGCCGTTGTCGATCATTCTCACGTCTACAGAATTATTAGAGCGGCTCGGTACAGACTGCCCCGAAGATCGACGATCGCGCTATTTTCAAAAGATTCGCGATGCGGTGCGATCGATGACAACGATTCTGACGAATGCGCTCACGTTACGAAAAATGGGTGCAGATGAAATTGCTCCAAAACTGGATTCGTTTGATTTACAGCGATTTTGCACCAGTCTTGTGTCTGACCTTCAGCAACACGATCGTATTCAGTTCCGCTTTCTGGGCAACAGTCGGCGAGTCAATCTTGATCCTGAATTATTCAGTTTGATTGTGAATCATCTCGTCGCTAATGCGCTCAAATTCTCGAAGCAATCGATCGATCTCGAAGTTCGCACTGATTCTCAGCACATCTTAATTACTGTGAGCGATCGCGGTTTAGGCATTCCTGAAGAAGACTTGCCGATGATTTTCGAGCCGTTTCACCGAGCGAAAAATGTTGACACGATTCCGGGCGGTGGATTGGGATTGTCGATCGTGAAACAATGCGTCGAGCTTCAGCGTGGATCAATCTCAATCCAAAGCGAACTCGGACAAGGTACGACGGCTCAGGTTGAGTTACCCACGAAATCCTAA